In the genome of Treponema pedis, one region contains:
- a CDS encoding phosphohydrolase produces MKSQKEISTEKHLLDLVKEDVFATSLLRILIEDKEIEALQEYANSVSIVRLGYNDHGPVHMKLVTANAIKILNLLQKANIQTSLQKEGTGSLEDSNCAVILSAYLHDIGMSLTRQDHEIFSMTLALPIIERTLDKLGITSYPRRAVIKALTCECIIGHMASRKINSLEAGIVLIADGCDMKKGRARIPLELNTDARIGDIHKYSANSIESVNITAGEEKPIRIDILMSSDVGFFQIEEVLMGKINMSPAKPYISLFAKSGDGTAKQYL; encoded by the coding sequence ATGAAATCACAAAAAGAAATTTCAACTGAAAAACATCTTTTGGATTTGGTAAAAGAAGATGTTTTTGCTACAAGTCTTTTACGTATTCTAATTGAAGATAAAGAAATTGAAGCCTTGCAGGAATATGCGAATTCCGTTTCAATTGTCCGCTTGGGCTATAACGACCACGGCCCCGTTCATATGAAACTTGTAACGGCTAACGCAATTAAAATTTTAAATCTTCTTCAAAAAGCAAATATCCAAACCAGCTTGCAAAAAGAGGGAACAGGCTCTTTAGAAGACAGTAATTGCGCCGTAATTTTAAGTGCCTATCTTCATGACATAGGAATGTCGCTTACACGGCAAGACCACGAAATTTTCTCTATGACTCTTGCCCTTCCGATTATTGAAAGAACTCTTGATAAACTGGGTATAACTTCATATCCCAGACGGGCGGTAATAAAGGCCTTAACCTGCGAATGTATAATAGGGCATATGGCGTCAAGAAAAATAAATTCGCTTGAAGCCGGAATAGTTTTAATTGCGGACGGCTGTGATATGAAAAAAGGGAGGGCAAGAATTCCGCTTGAACTGAATACCGATGCCCGCATAGGAGATATTCATAAATACTCCGCAAACTCAATTGAGTCCGTAAATATTACCGCAGGAGAAGAAAAACCGATTAGAATAGATATTTTAATGAGCAGCGATGTAGGTTTTTTCCAAATCGAAGAAGTATTGATGGGAAAAATAAATATGAGTCCTGCTAAACCATATATTTCTCTTTTTGCAAAATCCGGAGACGGAACTGCAAAACAGTATTTATAA
- a CDS encoding CCA tRNA nucleotidyltransferase, with protein MLKYNVNKNLKEAALIFLQAGFSVYLVGGAVRDWVLGKKCKDYDIATDAAPYQVQKLFRKTIPTGIEHGTVTVLYKGEQIECTTFRCEADYSDGRRPDTVNYVRTIQEDLSRRDFTMNAIAVNLADGSVVDPFNGIKDIKAKRIKTVGEPVLRFGEDGLRPIRAIRFAAQLNFHIEEKTLNAIPLMLEVCKKISPERFRDEFIKILKTENPIIALKLLESSGLLREFLPELFLCRGVEQRGMHKFDVLDHSFLACNAAPAENLIVRLAALFHDIGKPSTRILNEYGDYTFYKHEVVSEKMTRRIMQRLKFSNKETDEVCHLILNHMFNYTDDWSDAAVRRFIVRVAPENILNLFALRRADGFALTAETIDLRSLLNFQKRIEKILESENAFSIKDLAVNGNDLIAAGIAPGPKLGIILKELFSTVLDDPEQNTKDKLLKIALALNESIKE; from the coding sequence ATGTTAAAATATAATGTAAATAAAAACTTAAAAGAAGCGGCTTTAATTTTTTTGCAAGCAGGATTTTCGGTTTATCTTGTAGGAGGAGCTGTCAGAGACTGGGTTCTGGGTAAAAAGTGTAAGGATTACGATATAGCAACGGACGCCGCTCCTTATCAAGTGCAAAAACTTTTCCGCAAAACGATTCCGACCGGTATAGAGCACGGAACGGTTACCGTTTTATATAAGGGTGAGCAAATTGAATGTACGACTTTTCGTTGCGAAGCCGATTATTCGGACGGAAGAAGACCTGACACTGTAAATTATGTCCGCACTATACAAGAAGATTTAAGCCGCCGCGATTTTACTATGAATGCAATTGCGGTTAATCTTGCCGACGGTTCTGTAGTAGACCCGTTTAACGGAATAAAGGATATTAAAGCAAAACGGATTAAAACGGTAGGTGAGCCGGTTTTACGTTTCGGCGAAGACGGGCTCCGTCCGATTAGAGCTATACGTTTTGCAGCACAGCTTAATTTTCATATAGAAGAAAAAACTTTAAATGCAATTCCTCTTATGCTTGAAGTGTGTAAAAAAATATCCCCTGAAAGATTTAGAGATGAATTTATTAAAATACTTAAAACCGAAAATCCGATTATTGCATTAAAACTTTTGGAAAGTTCCGGTTTATTGAGAGAGTTTTTACCGGAGCTTTTTTTGTGCAGAGGTGTGGAACAAAGGGGTATGCATAAGTTTGATGTTTTGGACCATAGTTTTTTAGCCTGCAATGCCGCTCCTGCGGAAAATTTAATTGTACGGCTTGCCGCTCTTTTTCATGATATAGGAAAGCCTTCTACTCGTATCTTAAACGAATACGGTGATTATACTTTTTATAAACATGAAGTTGTTTCCGAAAAAATGACAAGAAGGATAATGCAGCGTCTTAAATTTTCAAATAAGGAAACTGATGAGGTTTGTCATTTGATTTTAAATCACATGTTTAACTACACTGATGATTGGAGCGATGCGGCCGTACGCCGCTTTATTGTGCGTGTAGCGCCTGAAAATATTTTAAACCTCTTCGCTTTAAGGCGTGCGGACGGGTTTGCCTTGACGGCTGAAACTATAGATTTACGCTCTTTACTCAATTTTCAAAAAAGAATTGAAAAGATTTTAGAAAGTGAAAATGCATTCAGCATAAAAGATTTAGCTGTAAACGGAAACGATTTAATTGCGGCTGGGATAGCTCCGGGACCCAAACTTGGTATAATTTTAAAAGAATTGTTTTCAACCGTACTCGATGACCCTGAACAAAACACAAAAGATAAACTTTTAAAAATTGCTCTTGCATTAAATGAAAGTATTAAAGAATGA